Proteins encoded together in one Myxocyprinus asiaticus isolate MX2 ecotype Aquarium Trade chromosome 9, UBuf_Myxa_2, whole genome shotgun sequence window:
- the LOC127445651 gene encoding tubby-related protein 1-like, protein MSSEKKPKKKKPESSTAETNGTEAKPKKTKCKKNGELLAESSPAIQNGEKVKKKKVEKEKESPEKEKEPKKKAKSAPKKKKSSTEDDDDEEDDGESTPQKKTKKKTSKETSDGKEKERDKEKDKDKKSKSKDVKEDTDSKLKSKGKKKEPASMFQINGDKPETKSKKKAAKSKSEDESEPETKSSKTKKKSSSNPASMFQTGGDKDKDKDKKTKKSKSPAKTEESEESDSEVTQKKKKGKGKKGKKEERAPSPIIEFDNLEEFVLQPAQQGVTVKCKVTRDKRGMDKGLYPTYYLHLDNEKKVFLLAGRKRKKSTTSNYLISIDPTDLSRGGENFIGKLRSNLMGTKFTVFDNALHPDRALPDMSNARQELAAIIYETNVLGMKGPRRMIIVIPGMNKDGERVPIRPRSDNDGLLMRHQNRNMENLIELRNKTPVWNEETASHVLNFNGRVTQASIKNFQIVHNKDQDYIVMQFGRIADDAFTLDYNYPLCAVQAFAIALSSFDGKIACE, encoded by the exons ATGTCTTCTGAAAAG AAGCCCAAAAAGAAGAAGCCAGAGTCTTCTACAGCAGAGACCAATGGAACCGAAGCCAAACCTAAAAAGACAAAGTGTAAGAAGAATGGAGAGTTATTGGCCGAGAGCAGCCCAGCCATTCAAA ATGGAGAGAAAGTGAAGAAGAAGAAAGTAGAGAAAGAGAAGGAATCACCAGAGAAGGAGAAAGAACCCAAAAAGAAAGCTAAAAGCGCTCCAAAGAAAAAGAAGA GCTCTacagaagatgatgatgatgaagaggatGATGGGGAAAGCACGCCTCAGAAGAAGACGAAAAAAAAGACTTCAAAGGAAACTTCTgatggaaaagaaaaagaaagagataaaGAAAAGGACAAAGACAAAAAGTCCAAATCTAAAG ATGTTAAAGAGGACACAGACAGTAAATTAAAATCCAAAGGCAAGAAGAAGGAACCAGCCTCTATGTTTCAGATAAATGGAGACAAGCCTGAAACCAAAAGTAAAAAGAAAG CTGCCAAATCAAAGAGTGAAGACGAGAGCGAACCAGAAACCAAAAGCAGCAAGACAAAGAAGAAAAGCAGCTCAAACCCAGCGTCCATGTTCCAGACCGGAGGAGACAAAGACAAGGACAAGGACAAAAAGACCAAAAAGTCCAAAA GTCCTGCTAAAACAGAAGAGAGTGAAGAATCAGATTCAGAAGtgacacagaagaagaaaaagggAAAAGGGAAAAAAGGCAAGAAG GAGGAAAGGGCACCTTCTCCCATCATCGAGTTTGACAATCTGGAGGAGTTTGTACTTCAACCTGCTCAACAAGGTGTCACTGTAAAGTGTAAAGTGACCCGTGACAAGAGAGGAATGGACAAAGGCCTTTATCCAACATACTACCTGCACCTGGACAATGAGAAAAAA GTGTTTTTGTTAGcggggaggaagaggaagaaaagCACAACCTCAAACTACCTGATCTCCATCGACCCAACTGACCTCTCGAGAGGAGGAGAAAACTTTATCGGGAAGTTGAG GTCCAATCTGATGGGAACTAAATTCACAGTGTTTGATAATGCACTACATCCGGACAGAGCACTCCCTGACATGTCCAACGCACGACAGGAATTAGCGGCCATTATTTAT GAAACCAATGTTTTGGGCATGAAAGGACCGAGAAGAATGATTATAGTTATCCCCGGCATGAACAAAGACGGTGAACGAGTGCCCATACGGCCACGTAGT GACAATGATGGTCTCCTCATGAGACATCAAAACAGAAATATGGAGAACTTGATAGAGCTGCGCAATAAGACGCCAGTGTGGAACGAAGAGACGGCGTCACACGTGTTAAACTTCAACGGCAGAGTGACACAGGCCTCCATCAAAAACTTCCAGATTGTCCATAACAAAGACC AGGACTACATTGTGATGCAGTTTGGGAGAATTGCCGATGACGCCTTTACTCTGGATTATAATTATCCTCTGTGTGCCGTACAGGCGTTTGCCATCGCGCTTTCCAGCTTTGACGGCAAAATCGCCTGCGAGTAA